One stretch of Leadbetterella byssophila DSM 17132 DNA includes these proteins:
- the lysS gene encoding lysine--tRNA ligase yields the protein MHLSEQEVLRRQKREELMAMGIDPYPAEGYTTNTNIRDILMHWKHNKFDFKDVSVAGRLMSFRIMGSASFAELQDETGRIQIYIRRDDICPDEDKTLYNTVFKKLLDIGDIIGINGYCFETQTGEISIHVRSFKLLSKSLKPLPVVKRDEQGNVYDGFTDPEQRFRQRYVDLIVNPENREIFIKRATIIRTMRQIFDNKGWLEVETPILQSIHGGAAARPFVTHHNTLDIPLYLRIANELYLKRLIVGGFDGVYEFGKMFRNEGMDRTHNPEFTALEFYVAYKDYHWMMEFTEELLEKVALAVNEDTKFTFGENVIDFQGPYAKLSIIEAIEKYTGVNVDTASEEELRLKCKEWGIEIDDTMGKAKLIDEIFGEKVEEHLIQPTFIIDYPVEMSPLTKKHRSKPGLVERFELFVNGKEIANAYSELNDPLDQRERFEEQLRLAERGDEEAMALDEDFIRALEYGMPPTAGIGIGIDRLTMLLTNNASIQEVLFFPQMRPEKKLPPLSEEGKGVLDLLQASVSMPLEELKNQAGLSNKKWDSAIKELTRNGLAKVEKIDDNLTVHLLS from the coding sequence ATGCATTTGAGCGAACAGGAAGTATTAAGAAGACAAAAGCGTGAGGAGCTGATGGCTATGGGCATAGATCCCTACCCCGCAGAAGGATATACCACGAATACCAACATCAGAGATATTCTGATGCACTGGAAGCACAATAAATTTGATTTTAAGGATGTAAGTGTAGCCGGGAGACTGATGAGTTTCCGTATTATGGGTTCGGCCTCCTTTGCAGAACTTCAAGATGAAACCGGTAGAATTCAGATCTATATCAGAAGAGATGATATCTGCCCGGATGAGGACAAGACTTTGTATAATACGGTCTTCAAGAAGTTACTGGATATAGGTGACATCATTGGAATCAATGGATATTGTTTTGAGACTCAAACCGGCGAGATCTCCATTCACGTACGTTCTTTCAAACTACTTTCGAAAAGCTTAAAGCCACTTCCTGTAGTTAAGCGCGACGAACAGGGTAATGTATATGACGGATTCACCGATCCTGAACAAAGGTTCCGTCAGCGTTACGTTGACTTGATCGTTAATCCGGAAAACAGAGAGATCTTTATCAAAAGGGCTACGATCATCCGTACCATGCGTCAGATATTCGACAATAAGGGTTGGTTAGAAGTAGAAACTCCCATTCTGCAATCCATCCATGGAGGTGCGGCCGCCAGACCTTTCGTGACCCATCACAATACATTGGATATTCCATTGTACTTAAGAATAGCTAATGAACTCTATTTGAAACGCCTTATTGTAGGTGGATTTGATGGAGTTTATGAGTTTGGGAAAATGTTCCGCAATGAGGGCATGGACCGTACGCATAATCCTGAGTTTACGGCATTAGAATTCTATGTAGCTTATAAAGATTATCATTGGATGATGGAGTTCACAGAAGAACTTCTGGAAAAAGTAGCTCTAGCCGTAAATGAAGATACGAAATTCACTTTTGGTGAAAATGTAATCGACTTCCAAGGTCCTTATGCGAAATTGTCCATCATTGAAGCCATAGAAAAATATACAGGAGTTAATGTTGATACTGCTTCAGAAGAAGAACTCCGATTGAAGTGTAAGGAATGGGGTATTGAGATCGATGACACTATGGGTAAAGCCAAACTGATCGATGAGATCTTTGGTGAAAAAGTGGAAGAACACTTGATCCAACCTACCTTTATCATTGACTACCCTGTAGAGATGTCACCTCTTACGAAGAAGCACAGATCTAAACCGGGGCTAGTAGAGCGTTTCGAATTATTTGTAAATGGTAAAGAAATTGCTAACGCCTATTCTGAATTAAATGATCCTCTAGATCAAAGAGAACGTTTCGAAGAACAATTACGTCTGGCTGAGCGTGGAGATGAAGAAGCCATGGCACTAGATGAAGACTTCATCAGAGCTTTAGAATACGGAATGCCACCTACAGCAGGTATAGGTATCGGAATAGATCGCTTGACCATGCTTTTGACAAACAATGCTAGCATTCAAGAGGTACTCTTCTTCCCGCAGATGCGTCCGGAGAAGAAATTGCCACCGCTCAGTGAAGAAGGGAAAGGGGTTCTGGATTTACTTCAAGCGTCCGTTTCTATGCCTTTAGAAGAATTAAAAAATCAAGCAGGGTTAAGTAATAAGAAGTGGGACAGCGCCATAAAAGAACTGACCCGAAATGGATTAGCCAAAGTAGAAAAAATAGATGATAACCTCACGGTTCATTTACTATCTTGA
- a CDS encoding dihydrodipicolinate synthase family protein, translating into MSNSVLWHGVYPALLTPFTQNEEIDFDMFKKNLKVQIEAGVSGVILAGTLGEASTLTAEEKFDLLKAALSTVPEGFPVILNIAEQATKVAVEIAVKAKELGATGLMLLPPMRYKAADEEVVAYFTTVASATDLPILIYNNPVDYGIKVTLDMFAELEKYPTIQAVKESTRDLTNVTRMINRFGDRFKILGGVDTISLETQLVGAVGSVAGLVDAFPAETVAIYKLAQVGRLEEALKIYRWFMPLLELDIHPKLVQYIKLAATAEGLSNEYVRAPRLTLVGEERERILKIIEDARATRPTLPDYKNL; encoded by the coding sequence ATGAGTAATTCAGTACTTTGGCACGGGGTTTATCCTGCTCTTTTGACTCCATTCACTCAAAACGAGGAGATCGATTTTGATATGTTTAAGAAGAACCTTAAGGTTCAAATCGAAGCCGGAGTATCAGGCGTTATTCTAGCTGGTACCTTGGGTGAGGCTAGTACTTTAACAGCTGAAGAAAAATTTGACTTACTTAAAGCAGCTTTAAGTACTGTACCTGAGGGATTCCCTGTAATCCTGAACATTGCAGAGCAAGCTACTAAAGTAGCTGTTGAGATAGCCGTAAAAGCTAAAGAACTAGGAGCTACAGGACTGATGTTACTTCCTCCTATGCGTTACAAAGCTGCTGATGAAGAGGTAGTAGCGTATTTTACAACTGTTGCAAGTGCCACAGATCTTCCTATCTTGATCTATAACAACCCGGTAGACTACGGTATTAAGGTTACCTTAGATATGTTTGCTGAGTTAGAAAAATATCCTACTATTCAAGCGGTTAAGGAATCTACTCGTGACTTGACAAACGTAACGCGTATGATCAACCGCTTCGGAGATCGTTTCAAGATCTTAGGTGGTGTGGACACTATCTCTCTTGAAACTCAATTAGTAGGTGCAGTAGGATCAGTAGCCGGATTAGTGGACGCTTTCCCTGCTGAAACCGTAGCAATTTATAAATTAGCTCAAGTGGGTAGATTAGAGGAAGCCTTAAAGATCTACCGTTGGTTTATGCCATTATTGGAATTGGATATCCATCCAAAACTGGTTCAATACATCAAATTAGCTGCTACGGCTGAAGGATTAAGCAACGAGTACGTTAGAGCTCCAAGATTGACCTTAGTAGGAGAAGAGAGAGAGAGAATTTTAAAGATTATTGAAGACGCGAGAGCTACTCGCCCTACTTTACCAGATTACAAAAACTTATAA